Proteins encoded together in one Chelonoidis abingdonii isolate Lonesome George chromosome 1, CheloAbing_2.0, whole genome shotgun sequence window:
- the LNX2 gene encoding ligand of Numb protein X 2 isoform X2 has product MDTTNDEMVSVEQTSSLNPLCFECGQQHWTRENHLYNYQNEVDDDLVCHICLQPLLQPLDTPCGHTFCYKCLRNFLQEKDFCPLDRKKLHFKLCKKSSILVHKLLDKLFVLCPFSSECQEVMQRCELEAHLKNRCSGASHRRVVLEKRKSSKLQTEAENENGPNLIDHPGTLSPDTDHAGMGPVPVDQNFTPTTLLAWTDEPGLDNPAFEESTVADTTHQPPTLPEGEITTIEIHRSNPYIELGISIVGGNETPLINIVIQEVYRDGIIARDGRLLAGDQILQVNNFDISNVSHNHARAVLSQPCMVLHLTVLRERRFGSRTHNHADSTSLREDGFQVTLHKRDSSEQLGIKLVRRTDEPGVFILDLLEGGLAAQDGRLCSNDRVLAINGHDLKHGTPELAAQIIQASGERVNLTISRPVKSQTVAILREAGTHNSSQHQAQQLFHSRHSLHKILSQCVTCQEKHITVKKEPHESLGMTVAGGRGSKSGELPIFVTSVQPHGCLSRDGRIKRGDVLLNINGIDLTNLSHSEAVAMLKASAASSVVALKTLEVQIVEEQTQTNGEQPNPINENEYDASWSPSWVMWLGLPSGLHSCHDVVLRRSNLGSWGFSIVGGYEENHTNQPFFIKTIVLGTPAYFDGRLKCGDMIVAVNGLSTVGMSHSSLVPMLKEQRSKVTLTVVCWPGSLI; this is encoded by the exons ATGGATACTACAAATGATGAGATGGTTTCAGTAGAGCAGACTTCCTCCttgaatcctctgtgttttgaatgtgGCCAGCAACACTGGACAAGGGAGAATCATTTGTACAACTATCAGAATGAAGTGGATGATGACTTGGTCTGCCATATTTGCCTTCAGCCTTTGTTGCAGCCATTAGACACACCTTGTGGACACACGTTCTGCTACAAGTGCCTAAGGAACTTTTTGCAGGAGAAGGATTTCTGTCCATTGGATCGAAAAAAGCTCCATTTTAAACTCTGCAAAAAATCCAGTATTCTCGTGCATAAACTGTTAgacaaattgtttgttttgtgtccCTTTTCTTCAGAATGTCAGGAGGTAATGCAACGATGTGAGCTGGAAGCACATCTCAAAAACAG GTGTTCTGGAGCTTCCCATCGAAGGGTTGTACTGGAGAAAAGGAAGTCCAGCAAACTGCAgacagaagctgagaatgaaaATGGGCCTAATCTGATAGATCACCCAGGCACTTTATCTCCAGATACAGACCATGCTGGGATGGGACCAGTGCCCGTGGATCAGAACTTTACACCAACTACTCTTCTTGCATGGACAGATGAGCCTGGCCTTGACAACCCTGCCTTTGAAGAGAGCACAGTAGCAGACA CAACCCACCAGCCACCTACTTTGCCCGAAGGAGAAATCACTACAATTGAAATTCACCGGTCCAATCCTTATATTGAGTTAGGAATTAGCATAGTGGGTGGCAATGAGACTCCTTTGATCAACATTGTTATTCAAGAGGTTTATCGAGATGGGATCATTGCCAGAGATGGAAGACTCCTTGCTGGAGACCAAATACTTCAA GTCAATAACTTTGACATCAGCAACGTGTCCCATAACCATGCTCGAGCTGTTCTTTCCCAGCCCTGCATGGTGCTGCATCTCACGGTGCTCCGAGAGAGACGATTTGGAAGCCGGACACACAACCATGCTGACAGCACTTCGCTGAGAGAAGACGGCTTTCAGGTGACGCTGCATAAACGAGACTCTAGTGAACAGCTTGGCATTAAATTAGTGCGCAGAACAGATGAGCCAGGAGTTTTTATCCTCGACCTTTTGGAAGGGGGATTGGCTGCTCAAGATGGCAGACTCTGCAGCAATGACCGGGTACTCGCAATCAATGGACATGACCTGAagcatgggacaccagaacttgCTGCTCAGATTATCCAG GCTAGTGGGGAAAGGGTGAACTTAACAATCTCCAGACCAGTGAAATCACAGACAGTCGCTATTCTCCGAGAAGCAGGGACTCATaacagcagccagcaccaggCGCAGCAGCTGTTCCACAGCAGACACAGTTTGCATAAG attctttcccagtgtgtTACATGCCAAGAAAAGCACATTACTGTGAAAAAAGAACCACACGAATCCCTTGGAATGACAGtggcaggaggcagaggcagcaaaAGTGGTGAACTGCCAATTTTTGTTACTAGTGTGCAACCTCATGGCTGTCTTTCAAGAGATGGCAGGATCAAACGAG GTGATGTGTTGCTGAATATTAATGGCATTGACCTGACCAATCTAAGTCATAGTGAGGCAGTGGCTATGCTCAAAGCCAGTGCTGCCTCTTCAGTGGTGGCACTCAAAACACTGGAGGTCCAGATTGTTGAAGAACAAACCCAGACTAATGGAGAACAACCAAACCCAATAAACGAAAATGAATATGATGCTAGCTGGTCACCCTCCTGGGTCATGTGGCTGGGCCTTCCCAG CGGCCTACATAGCTGCCATGATGTAGTGCTACGGAGGAGCAATTTAGGAAGTTGGGGCTTTAGCATTGTTGGTGGATATGAGGAGAATCACACAAACCAGCCTTTCTTCATTAAAACGATTGTTCTTGGAACTCCAGCATACTTTGACGGAAGGTTAAA gtGTGGTGACATGATTGTCGCTGTAAATGGACTATCCACAGTGGGCATGAGCCATTCCTCACTAGTTCCTATGCTGAAAGAGCAGAGGAGCAAAGTAACTTTGACTGTTGTTTGCTGGCCTGGAAGCCTCATCTAG
- the LNX2 gene encoding ligand of Numb protein X 2 isoform X1 — protein sequence MDTTNDEMVSVEQTSSLNPLCFECGQQHWTRENHLYNYQNEVDDDLVCHICLQPLLQPLDTPCGHTFCYKCLRNFLQEKDFCPLDRKKLHFKLCKKSSILVHKLLDKLFVLCPFSSECQEVMQRCELEAHLKNRCSGASHRRVVLEKRKSSKLQTEAENENGPNLIDHPGTLSPDTDHAGMGPVPVDQNFTPTTLLAWTDEPGLDNPAFEESTVADSFPPMEYCPVRTKRQLSNSCIYLHRTNSNTSSICDIREETLSLTTEEATHQPPTLPEGEITTIEIHRSNPYIELGISIVGGNETPLINIVIQEVYRDGIIARDGRLLAGDQILQVNNFDISNVSHNHARAVLSQPCMVLHLTVLRERRFGSRTHNHADSTSLREDGFQVTLHKRDSSEQLGIKLVRRTDEPGVFILDLLEGGLAAQDGRLCSNDRVLAINGHDLKHGTPELAAQIIQASGERVNLTISRPVKSQTVAILREAGTHNSSQHQAQQLFHSRHSLHKILSQCVTCQEKHITVKKEPHESLGMTVAGGRGSKSGELPIFVTSVQPHGCLSRDGRIKRGDVLLNINGIDLTNLSHSEAVAMLKASAASSVVALKTLEVQIVEEQTQTNGEQPNPINENEYDASWSPSWVMWLGLPSGLHSCHDVVLRRSNLGSWGFSIVGGYEENHTNQPFFIKTIVLGTPAYFDGRLKCGDMIVAVNGLSTVGMSHSSLVPMLKEQRSKVTLTVVCWPGSLI from the exons ATGGATACTACAAATGATGAGATGGTTTCAGTAGAGCAGACTTCCTCCttgaatcctctgtgttttgaatgtgGCCAGCAACACTGGACAAGGGAGAATCATTTGTACAACTATCAGAATGAAGTGGATGATGACTTGGTCTGCCATATTTGCCTTCAGCCTTTGTTGCAGCCATTAGACACACCTTGTGGACACACGTTCTGCTACAAGTGCCTAAGGAACTTTTTGCAGGAGAAGGATTTCTGTCCATTGGATCGAAAAAAGCTCCATTTTAAACTCTGCAAAAAATCCAGTATTCTCGTGCATAAACTGTTAgacaaattgtttgttttgtgtccCTTTTCTTCAGAATGTCAGGAGGTAATGCAACGATGTGAGCTGGAAGCACATCTCAAAAACAG GTGTTCTGGAGCTTCCCATCGAAGGGTTGTACTGGAGAAAAGGAAGTCCAGCAAACTGCAgacagaagctgagaatgaaaATGGGCCTAATCTGATAGATCACCCAGGCACTTTATCTCCAGATACAGACCATGCTGGGATGGGACCAGTGCCCGTGGATCAGAACTTTACACCAACTACTCTTCTTGCATGGACAGATGAGCCTGGCCTTGACAACCCTGCCTTTGAAGAGAGCACAGTAGCAGACA GCTTCCCACCTATGGAATACTGTCCTGTTCGAACGAAAAGGCAACTGAGTAACTCCTGCATCTATCTGCATCGAACTAACAGTAACACCTCTAGCATCTGCGATATTAGAGAGGAAACACTGAGCCTTACCACAGAGGAAG CAACCCACCAGCCACCTACTTTGCCCGAAGGAGAAATCACTACAATTGAAATTCACCGGTCCAATCCTTATATTGAGTTAGGAATTAGCATAGTGGGTGGCAATGAGACTCCTTTGATCAACATTGTTATTCAAGAGGTTTATCGAGATGGGATCATTGCCAGAGATGGAAGACTCCTTGCTGGAGACCAAATACTTCAA GTCAATAACTTTGACATCAGCAACGTGTCCCATAACCATGCTCGAGCTGTTCTTTCCCAGCCCTGCATGGTGCTGCATCTCACGGTGCTCCGAGAGAGACGATTTGGAAGCCGGACACACAACCATGCTGACAGCACTTCGCTGAGAGAAGACGGCTTTCAGGTGACGCTGCATAAACGAGACTCTAGTGAACAGCTTGGCATTAAATTAGTGCGCAGAACAGATGAGCCAGGAGTTTTTATCCTCGACCTTTTGGAAGGGGGATTGGCTGCTCAAGATGGCAGACTCTGCAGCAATGACCGGGTACTCGCAATCAATGGACATGACCTGAagcatgggacaccagaacttgCTGCTCAGATTATCCAG GCTAGTGGGGAAAGGGTGAACTTAACAATCTCCAGACCAGTGAAATCACAGACAGTCGCTATTCTCCGAGAAGCAGGGACTCATaacagcagccagcaccaggCGCAGCAGCTGTTCCACAGCAGACACAGTTTGCATAAG attctttcccagtgtgtTACATGCCAAGAAAAGCACATTACTGTGAAAAAAGAACCACACGAATCCCTTGGAATGACAGtggcaggaggcagaggcagcaaaAGTGGTGAACTGCCAATTTTTGTTACTAGTGTGCAACCTCATGGCTGTCTTTCAAGAGATGGCAGGATCAAACGAG GTGATGTGTTGCTGAATATTAATGGCATTGACCTGACCAATCTAAGTCATAGTGAGGCAGTGGCTATGCTCAAAGCCAGTGCTGCCTCTTCAGTGGTGGCACTCAAAACACTGGAGGTCCAGATTGTTGAAGAACAAACCCAGACTAATGGAGAACAACCAAACCCAATAAACGAAAATGAATATGATGCTAGCTGGTCACCCTCCTGGGTCATGTGGCTGGGCCTTCCCAG CGGCCTACATAGCTGCCATGATGTAGTGCTACGGAGGAGCAATTTAGGAAGTTGGGGCTTTAGCATTGTTGGTGGATATGAGGAGAATCACACAAACCAGCCTTTCTTCATTAAAACGATTGTTCTTGGAACTCCAGCATACTTTGACGGAAGGTTAAA gtGTGGTGACATGATTGTCGCTGTAAATGGACTATCCACAGTGGGCATGAGCCATTCCTCACTAGTTCCTATGCTGAAAGAGCAGAGGAGCAAAGTAACTTTGACTGTTGTTTGCTGGCCTGGAAGCCTCATCTAG
- the LNX2 gene encoding ligand of Numb protein X 2 isoform X3, producing MDTTNDEMVSVEQTSSLNPLCFECGQQHWTRENHLYNYQNEVDDDLVCHICLQPLLQPLDTPCGHTFCYKCLRNFLQEKDFCPLDRKKLHFKLCKKSSILVHKLLDKLFVLCPFSSECQEVMQRCELEAHLKNRCSGASHRRVVLEKRKSSKLQTEAENENGPNLIDHPGTLSPDTDHAGMGPVPVDQNFTPTTLLAWTDEPGLDNPAFEESTVADSFPPMEYCPVRTKRQLSNSCIYLHRTNSNTSSICDIREETLSLTTEEATHQPPTLPEGEITTIEIHRSNPYIELGISIVGGNETPLINIVIQEVYRDGIIARDGRLLAGDQILQVNNFDISNVSHNHARAVLSQPCMVLHLTVLRERRFGSRTHNHADSTSLREDGFQVTLHKRDSSEQLGIKLVRRTDEPGVFILDLLEGGLAAQDGRLCSNDRVLAINGHDLKHGTPELAAQIIQASGERVNLTISRPVKSQTVAILREAGTHNSSQHQAQQLFHSRHSLHKILSQCVTCQEKHITVKKEPHESLGMTVAGGRGSKSGELPIFVTSVQPHGCLSRDGRIKRGDVLLNINGIDLTNLSHSEAVAMLKASAASSVVALKTLEVQIVEEQTQTNGEQPNPINENEYDASWSPSWVMWLGLPRCGDMIVAVNGLSTVGMSHSSLVPMLKEQRSKVTLTVVCWPGSLI from the exons ATGGATACTACAAATGATGAGATGGTTTCAGTAGAGCAGACTTCCTCCttgaatcctctgtgttttgaatgtgGCCAGCAACACTGGACAAGGGAGAATCATTTGTACAACTATCAGAATGAAGTGGATGATGACTTGGTCTGCCATATTTGCCTTCAGCCTTTGTTGCAGCCATTAGACACACCTTGTGGACACACGTTCTGCTACAAGTGCCTAAGGAACTTTTTGCAGGAGAAGGATTTCTGTCCATTGGATCGAAAAAAGCTCCATTTTAAACTCTGCAAAAAATCCAGTATTCTCGTGCATAAACTGTTAgacaaattgtttgttttgtgtccCTTTTCTTCAGAATGTCAGGAGGTAATGCAACGATGTGAGCTGGAAGCACATCTCAAAAACAG GTGTTCTGGAGCTTCCCATCGAAGGGTTGTACTGGAGAAAAGGAAGTCCAGCAAACTGCAgacagaagctgagaatgaaaATGGGCCTAATCTGATAGATCACCCAGGCACTTTATCTCCAGATACAGACCATGCTGGGATGGGACCAGTGCCCGTGGATCAGAACTTTACACCAACTACTCTTCTTGCATGGACAGATGAGCCTGGCCTTGACAACCCTGCCTTTGAAGAGAGCACAGTAGCAGACA GCTTCCCACCTATGGAATACTGTCCTGTTCGAACGAAAAGGCAACTGAGTAACTCCTGCATCTATCTGCATCGAACTAACAGTAACACCTCTAGCATCTGCGATATTAGAGAGGAAACACTGAGCCTTACCACAGAGGAAG CAACCCACCAGCCACCTACTTTGCCCGAAGGAGAAATCACTACAATTGAAATTCACCGGTCCAATCCTTATATTGAGTTAGGAATTAGCATAGTGGGTGGCAATGAGACTCCTTTGATCAACATTGTTATTCAAGAGGTTTATCGAGATGGGATCATTGCCAGAGATGGAAGACTCCTTGCTGGAGACCAAATACTTCAA GTCAATAACTTTGACATCAGCAACGTGTCCCATAACCATGCTCGAGCTGTTCTTTCCCAGCCCTGCATGGTGCTGCATCTCACGGTGCTCCGAGAGAGACGATTTGGAAGCCGGACACACAACCATGCTGACAGCACTTCGCTGAGAGAAGACGGCTTTCAGGTGACGCTGCATAAACGAGACTCTAGTGAACAGCTTGGCATTAAATTAGTGCGCAGAACAGATGAGCCAGGAGTTTTTATCCTCGACCTTTTGGAAGGGGGATTGGCTGCTCAAGATGGCAGACTCTGCAGCAATGACCGGGTACTCGCAATCAATGGACATGACCTGAagcatgggacaccagaacttgCTGCTCAGATTATCCAG GCTAGTGGGGAAAGGGTGAACTTAACAATCTCCAGACCAGTGAAATCACAGACAGTCGCTATTCTCCGAGAAGCAGGGACTCATaacagcagccagcaccaggCGCAGCAGCTGTTCCACAGCAGACACAGTTTGCATAAG attctttcccagtgtgtTACATGCCAAGAAAAGCACATTACTGTGAAAAAAGAACCACACGAATCCCTTGGAATGACAGtggcaggaggcagaggcagcaaaAGTGGTGAACTGCCAATTTTTGTTACTAGTGTGCAACCTCATGGCTGTCTTTCAAGAGATGGCAGGATCAAACGAG GTGATGTGTTGCTGAATATTAATGGCATTGACCTGACCAATCTAAGTCATAGTGAGGCAGTGGCTATGCTCAAAGCCAGTGCTGCCTCTTCAGTGGTGGCACTCAAAACACTGGAGGTCCAGATTGTTGAAGAACAAACCCAGACTAATGGAGAACAACCAAACCCAATAAACGAAAATGAATATGATGCTAGCTGGTCACCCTCCTGGGTCATGTGGCTGGGCCTTCCCAG gtGTGGTGACATGATTGTCGCTGTAAATGGACTATCCACAGTGGGCATGAGCCATTCCTCACTAGTTCCTATGCTGAAAGAGCAGAGGAGCAAAGTAACTTTGACTGTTGTTTGCTGGCCTGGAAGCCTCATCTAG